In Reichenbachiella agarivorans, one genomic interval encodes:
- a CDS encoding Dps family protein, which translates to MNKNQEIIDKLNGLLSDFQIFYQNLRGFHWNIQGRNFFELHVKFEELYTDAAIKIDMIAERVLTVSGTPIHGFQDYLNTTELEPVKNVHDGEVAVKTIVSNLEKIIVKERAIKDLAGSLDDSGTEDLMSAFVEEQEKTLWMYKAWLK; encoded by the coding sequence ATGAATAAGAATCAAGAAATTATTGACAAGTTGAACGGATTACTTTCGGATTTTCAAATCTTTTATCAAAACCTGAGAGGCTTTCATTGGAACATCCAAGGAAGAAACTTCTTCGAACTCCATGTCAAATTTGAAGAGTTATATACAGACGCTGCAATCAAAATCGACATGATAGCAGAGAGAGTACTCACGGTATCAGGCACACCAATCCATGGATTCCAAGACTATCTCAACACCACGGAACTAGAGCCAGTCAAAAATGTACATGATGGAGAAGTAGCAGTCAAAACCATCGTCTCCAATCTCGAAAAGATCATCGTCAAAGAAAGAGCTATCAAGGACTTGGCAGGATCACTCGACGACAGTGGTACGGAGGATTTGATGTCTGCCTTTGTCGAAGAACAAGAAAAAACGCTTTGGATGTACAAAGCATGGTTGAAATAA
- a CDS encoding polyprenol monophosphomannose synthase, producing the protein MNDSLVIIPTFNEKENIEAIINAVIDLGHGFDILIVDDGSPDGTADLVKAQQAKHTNIHLIQRKGKLGLGTAYITGFQFAIDHGYDFIFEMDADFSHNPTDLLALKKACKVDGYDMAVGSRYISGVNVVNWPMDRVLMSYCASKYVQFITGIPIKDTTAGFKCYRRNVLETIGLKNIHFVGYAFQIEMKFQAWKYNFKITEVPIIFTDRTLGQSKMSRGIFKEAVIGVVQMKIKSLFKKYIR; encoded by the coding sequence TTGAACGATAGTCTAGTCATCATTCCTACCTTCAACGAGAAGGAAAACATAGAAGCCATCATCAATGCTGTGATAGACTTAGGTCATGGCTTTGACATCCTCATCGTGGACGATGGATCACCCGACGGCACGGCAGATCTGGTCAAAGCTCAACAAGCCAAACACACCAACATACACTTGATCCAAAGAAAGGGTAAGTTGGGACTAGGCACGGCATACATCACAGGTTTTCAGTTTGCGATAGATCACGGCTATGACTTCATCTTTGAGATGGATGCGGATTTCTCTCACAACCCGACAGACTTGCTTGCGCTAAAAAAGGCCTGCAAGGTGGACGGATACGACATGGCCGTGGGATCACGATATATTTCTGGAGTCAATGTGGTCAACTGGCCGATGGATCGCGTATTGATGTCCTACTGCGCCAGCAAATATGTCCAGTTCATCACGGGGATTCCCATCAAAGATACCACTGCTGGCTTCAAATGCTACAGACGAAACGTTCTGGAAACGATAGGTCTCAAAAACATACATTTCGTAGGATATGCATTTCAGATCGAAATGAAATTTCAAGCCTGGAAATACAATTTTAAAATCACCGAGGTGCCTATTATTTTTACAGACAGGACCTTGGGACAATCCAAAATGAGCCGAGGGATCTTCAAAGAAGCCGTCATCGGTGTGGTACAAATGAAAATCAAGAGCCTCTTCAAAAAATACATCCGCTGA
- a CDS encoding response regulator produces the protein MEEKIQVLIVDDHHMFLDGLSSILAGDDQIDVAGVLTDAREVMGFLDTRRVDVVVTDVSMPHMDGIQLNSELKKNHSKLKTLVLTTHSDPSIIQKLIKGHVDGYLLKNAEKLELLTAIKCIAGGGKYFSDEVQKKYTESLFSNTVNSPIHTDLSKREVEILKLIIEEFTAQEIAEKLFISQHTVNTHRKNLLSKLGVKNTAGLVKHALQNGLIQ, from the coding sequence ATGGAAGAAAAAATACAAGTACTAATTGTAGATGATCACCACATGTTTTTGGATGGGCTGTCTTCCATTCTGGCAGGGGATGATCAGATAGATGTAGCTGGTGTGCTCACCGATGCTCGTGAAGTAATGGGATTTCTCGATACACGCAGGGTAGATGTAGTGGTGACGGACGTGAGTATGCCCCATATGGATGGTATTCAACTCAACAGCGAACTCAAGAAAAATCATAGCAAATTGAAAACTTTGGTGTTGACTACTCATAGCGATCCGTCCATTATTCAAAAACTGATCAAAGGTCATGTGGATGGATACCTACTCAAGAATGCCGAAAAATTGGAGCTACTTACGGCTATTAAATGTATTGCAGGAGGAGGGAAGTACTTCTCTGACGAAGTGCAAAAAAAGTATACGGAAAGCTTGTTTTCCAATACAGTAAATAGTCCGATTCATACAGATTTGAGCAAAAGAGAAGTGGAAATATTGAAACTTATTATCGAAGAATTCACCGCTCAAGAGATCGCAGAAAAGCTTTTTATCAGTCAGCATACGGTCAATACTCACCGAAAGAACCTGTTGTCTAAACTGGGGGTAAAAAATACAGCGGGCTTGGTCAAGCACGCATTACAAAATGGATTGATCCAATAA
- a CDS encoding type III PLP-dependent enzyme domain-containing protein — protein MNKYIDLIEQTFYFPTEDFEVKDDTLHFHGVDLNAIIQQYGTPLKLTYLPKISEKIQLAKKLFNDAIKEKNYEGTYTYCYCTKSSHFQFVLEEALKNDIHIETSSAYDIAIIKSLYAKKLISKDTYVVCNGFKRPLYVEEISSLLNAGFKNCIPVLDNMRELEYYEQHVDQEFQLGLRVASDEEPNFSFYTSRLGIRYNKIVDFYLDKIKGKSKGKLKMLHYFINTGIKDTSYYWNELSRFVNKYCELKKVCPEIDSIDIGGGFPIKNSLHFEYDFAYMVDQIVEQIQSICKEHDVPVPNIFTEFGSFTVGESGAALYSVLDQKLQNDKELWYMMDGSFITHMPDVWGLNQKFIMLPVNAWKNDYHRVNIGGLTCDSMDYYDSEAHIAEVFLPKVKRDEPLYFGFFNTGAYQEALGGYGGIQHCLIPAPKHIIIEKDDDGKMISRVFAPEQNSEQMLKILGY, from the coding sequence ATGAACAAATACATTGACCTGATAGAGCAGACCTTCTACTTCCCGACAGAAGATTTCGAAGTAAAGGATGACACATTACATTTTCACGGCGTAGATCTTAATGCCATCATTCAGCAGTATGGCACCCCGCTCAAACTGACCTACTTACCCAAGATCTCAGAAAAAATACAGCTTGCCAAGAAATTGTTTAATGATGCGATCAAGGAAAAAAACTACGAGGGTACCTATACCTACTGCTACTGCACCAAGTCCTCTCACTTTCAGTTTGTACTAGAAGAAGCACTGAAAAATGACATCCATATCGAGACATCATCTGCCTATGATATTGCTATTATCAAAAGTCTCTATGCCAAAAAATTAATATCCAAAGACACTTATGTCGTATGCAATGGTTTCAAAAGACCTTTGTATGTGGAAGAAATCAGCTCGCTACTCAACGCAGGATTCAAAAATTGCATCCCTGTCTTGGACAACATGCGTGAGTTGGAATATTACGAACAACATGTAGATCAAGAGTTCCAATTGGGACTAAGAGTTGCCTCTGACGAAGAGCCTAACTTTAGTTTTTATACCTCTAGGCTAGGTATCAGATACAACAAAATCGTTGACTTCTATCTGGATAAAATCAAAGGCAAGTCGAAAGGCAAGCTCAAAATGCTCCACTACTTCATCAATACAGGGATCAAAGACACTTCGTACTACTGGAATGAGTTGAGCCGCTTTGTCAACAAATACTGCGAACTAAAAAAGGTTTGCCCTGAAATCGACTCTATCGATATCGGCGGTGGATTTCCAATCAAAAACTCCTTACACTTTGAGTATGACTTTGCCTACATGGTAGACCAGATCGTAGAGCAAATCCAATCTATCTGCAAAGAACACGATGTACCAGTCCCTAACATCTTCACAGAGTTTGGGAGTTTTACGGTAGGTGAAAGTGGCGCAGCATTGTATTCAGTTTTGGATCAAAAACTACAAAACGACAAGGAGCTATGGTACATGATGGACGGATCATTCATCACTCACATGCCTGACGTCTGGGGTCTCAACCAAAAATTCATCATGCTGCCAGTCAATGCTTGGAAAAACGACTACCACCGTGTCAACATTGGTGGGCTGACCTGTGACAGCATGGACTACTATGACTCAGAGGCACATATAGCCGAGGTATTCTTGCCTAAGGTAAAACGAGATGAACCGCTCTACTTTGGATTCTTCAATACGGGAGCCTATCAAGAGGCTTTGGGAGGATATGGAGGGATCCAACACTGCTTGATCCCTGCTCCAAAACACATCATTATAGAAAAAGATGATGACGGCAAGATGATTTCTAGAGTTTTTGCTCCAGAGCAAAACAGTGAACAAATGTTGAAGATACTGGGATACTAA